Proteins from one Bactrocera neohumeralis isolate Rockhampton chromosome 3, APGP_CSIRO_Bneo_wtdbg2-racon-allhic-juicebox.fasta_v2, whole genome shotgun sequence genomic window:
- the LOC126752551 gene encoding probable serine/threonine-protein kinase DDB_G0268078 isoform X3 has protein sequence MNRYITLSQLGDGTYGTVVLAQRKDTGEKVAIKRMKRKYYSWEEAMNLREVKSLKKLSHPNIVKLKEVIRENDTLYFVFEYMKENLYQMIKDRDTHLPEPTLKSILFQVLTGLAFMHRHGFFHRDLKPENLLCSGPELIKIADFGLAREVRSRPPFTDYVSTRWYRAPEVLLHSTNYGSSIDLWAMGCIMAELYTFRPLFPGSSEVDQLFKICSVLGTPEKGEWPEGYRLAATIHFRYPECIKVPLNTIVTRCSQAGLDLLEDMLHYDPDKRPTAQQSLKYAYFHALKRISPTAAAKANVKLTAKYAAAAPAANINATTNANANTNVNGRNAGQLPNLSNNVLPVQEKLQAVTELLQQGNRQHNNTNTINANNAVNATLNNNNNRGYNNMYARRAIIPLAQNPNQMQAPKISFLSINGGDATRSTMPVQMAAVNAQQNSHTNNGMPANAINNAANRQFRDQLEDNLSIKSGSIRYNTILAPSSHIYLNGVGEAALHKRSQENLAFTESINDIYLNRNTGQLQPPQPANVSFNNSANPVGNIKAGVIYLANGHRNYALFETATKNAKNSAKINNYYLQTRPSLLNLDAVGKDAKVYNMFSKVVPKQAPPSNIIMRNAFEPNGDSNDYTKNNEQTVEKPLFERLGGDKKSTLPNGRNTERSKDDELDLILGSKIKTSAKRQRQRNGKANILLEDLFGHLSLDSDSETTKYPNTVPLTTQQQQTLAERNSNLPNGYSNETSLTEKSKMYIPSSIEVNNGSYADSLSTNALFA, from the exons ATGAATCGTTATATTACACTCTCACAATTGGGTGATGGCACATACGGCACAGTGGTGTTAGCTCAACGCAAGGACACTGGCGAAAAGGTGGCTATCAAACGTATGAAACGAAAATATTACTCCTGGGAGGAGGCGATGAATTTGCGAGAAGTCAAG TCACTTAAGAAACTCTCTCATCCTAATATTGTAAAACTGAAGGAAGTCATACGCGAGAATGACacgttatattttgtttttgaatatatgaAAGAGAATTTATACCAAATGATTAAGGACCGTGACACACATTTGCCAGAACCGACGCTCAAAAGTATACTGTTTCAG GTACTTACCGGCTTGGCGTTTATGCACCGCCATGGATTTTTCCATCGTGACTTGAAGCCGGAGAATTTACTTTGCTCAGGACCGGAGCTTATTAAAATTGCAGATTTCGGCTTAGCACGCGAGGTACGTTCGCGACCGCCATTCACGGACTATGTGTCGACAAGATG GTATCGAGCGCCAGAGGTACTGCTGCATTCCACAAACTATGGCAGTTCCATAGATTTATGGGCAATGGGTTGCATCATGGCGGAGCTCTACACATTTCGGCCACTCTTTCCGGGTAGCAGTGAAGTGGATCAGCTGTTTAagatttgttctgttttaggaACGCCAGAGAAG GGAGAATGGCCCGAAGGCTATAGACTCGCTGCTACGATACACTTTCGTTATCCGGAATGCATCAAGGTGCCGCTCAATACGATTGTGACACGCTGCAGTCAGGCGGGCTTGGATTTGTTGGAGGACATGCTGCACTATGATCCTGATAAGCGACCCACGGCACAGCAGAGCCTTAAATATGCCTACTTTCATGCGCTGAAACGTATCTCACCCACGGCGGCGGCGAAAGCCAACGTCAAACTTACGGCCAAATATGCGGCAGCGGCTCCTGCTGCCAATATAAATGCAACAACCAATGCGAATGCGAATACGAATGTCAATGGCAGAAATGCGGGGCAATTGCCGAATTTATCGAATAATGTGCTTCCGGTGCAGGAGAAACTACAAGCGGTTACCGAGCTGCTGCAGCAAGGTAATCGACAGCATAACAATACCAATACCATTAATGCCAATAACGCCGTAAATGCAAcgttgaacaacaacaacaatcgcggGTATAACAATATGTATGCTAGACGTGCGATAATTCCATTGGCACAAAACCCCAACCAAATGCAAGCGCCCAAAATCAGTTTCCTGTCAATAAATGGTGGTGATGCGACACGCTCCACAATGCCGGTACAAATGGCAGCTGTAAATGCGCAACAAAACTCGCACACAAACAACGGCATGCCGGCGAATGCTATAAACAATGCCGCAAATCGGCAATTCCGTGACCAACTTGAAGATAATCTCTCGATAAAGAGCGGCTCCATACGCTACAATACAATACTCGCGCCCTCCAGTCACATATATCTGAACGGTGTCGGTGAAGCTGCGCTCCACAAGCGTTCACAGGAGAACCTCGCATTCACCGAGTCCATAAACGATATCTACTTGAATCGCAACACCGGTCAGTTGCAGCCGCCACAACCGGCAAATGTTTCTTTCAATAACAGCGCTAACCCTGTAGGAAATATTAAAGCCGGTGTCATCTATTTGGCGAATGGCCATCGAAATTATGCACTCTTTGAGACCGCCACGAAGAATGCTAAGAATTCGGCGAAAATTAATAACTATTACCTGCAGACACGTCCAAGCTTGTTGAACCTCGATGCAGTTGGTAAGGATGCGAAGGTCTATAATATGTTCTCCAAGGTGGTGCCCAAACAAGCGCCACCAAGCAATATAATTATGCGTAATGCATTCGAACCGAACGGAGACAGCAAtgattatacaaaaaataatgagCAAACCGTGGAGAAACCACTTTTCGAGCGTCTCGGTGGCGACAAAAAGTCGACCTTGCCGAACGGTCGAAATACGGAGCGCAGTAAGGACGATGAACTCGATCTTATATTAGG ttcGAAAATCAAAACATCAGCCAAACGTCAACGTCAACGCAAtggaaaagcaaatattttgcttGAAGATCTCTTCGGGCACCTATCGCTCGATTCGGATAGCGAAACAACAAAGTATCCAAATACAGTTCCATTAacgacgcaacaacaacaaacattagCGGAACGTAACTCCAATTTGCCAAATGGTTATTCCAATGAGACTTCATTGACGGAGAAGAGTAAGATGTACATACCTAGTAGCATTGAAGTAAATAACGGTAGTTATGCTGACTCGCTGTCAACAAATGC
- the LOC126752551 gene encoding cyclin-dependent kinase-like 5 isoform X2 translates to MNRYITLSQLGDGTYGTVVLAQRKDTGEKVAIKRMKRKYYSWEEAMNLREVKSLKKLSHPNIVKLKEVIRENDTLYFVFEYMKENLYQMIKDRDTHLPEPTLKSILFQVLTGLAFMHRHGFFHRDLKPENLLCSGPELIKIADFGLAREVRSRPPFTDYVSTRWYRAPEVLLHSTNYGSSIDLWAMGCIMAELYTFRPLFPGSSEVDQLFKICSVLGTPEKGEWPEGYRLAATIHFRYPECIKVPLNTIVTRCSQAGLDLLEDMLHYDPDKRPTAQQSLKYAYFHALKRISPTAAAKANVKLTAKYAAAAPAANINATTNANANTNVNGRNAGQLPNLSNNVLPVQEKLQAVTELLQQGNRQHNNTNTINANNAVNATLNNNNNRGYNNMYARRAIIPLAQNPNQMQAPKISFLSINGGDATRSTMPVQMAAVNAQQNSHTNNGMPANAINNAANRQFRDQLEDNLSIKSGSIRYNTILAPSSHIYLNGVGEAALHKRSQENLAFTESINDIYLNRNTGQLQPPQPANVSFNNSANPVGNIKAGVIYLANGHRNYALFETATKNAKNSAKINNYYLQTRPSLLNLDAVGKDAKVYNMFSKVVPKQAPPSNIIMRNAFEPNGDSNDYTKNNEQTVEKPLFERLGGDKKSTLPNGRNTERSKDDELDLILGSKIKTSAKRQRQRNGKANILLEDLFGHLSLDSDSETTKYPNTVPLTTQQQQTLAERNSNLPNGYSNETSLTEKSKMYIPSSIEVNNGSYADSLSTNAVDPQSVEQTKAKMQPWDGTNKTEDEKLTAWMVAENGSLLEKKILNGLSDKNSSEWNTAYLNY, encoded by the exons ATGAATCGTTATATTACACTCTCACAATTGGGTGATGGCACATACGGCACAGTGGTGTTAGCTCAACGCAAGGACACTGGCGAAAAGGTGGCTATCAAACGTATGAAACGAAAATATTACTCCTGGGAGGAGGCGATGAATTTGCGAGAAGTCAAG TCACTTAAGAAACTCTCTCATCCTAATATTGTAAAACTGAAGGAAGTCATACGCGAGAATGACacgttatattttgtttttgaatatatgaAAGAGAATTTATACCAAATGATTAAGGACCGTGACACACATTTGCCAGAACCGACGCTCAAAAGTATACTGTTTCAG GTACTTACCGGCTTGGCGTTTATGCACCGCCATGGATTTTTCCATCGTGACTTGAAGCCGGAGAATTTACTTTGCTCAGGACCGGAGCTTATTAAAATTGCAGATTTCGGCTTAGCACGCGAGGTACGTTCGCGACCGCCATTCACGGACTATGTGTCGACAAGATG GTATCGAGCGCCAGAGGTACTGCTGCATTCCACAAACTATGGCAGTTCCATAGATTTATGGGCAATGGGTTGCATCATGGCGGAGCTCTACACATTTCGGCCACTCTTTCCGGGTAGCAGTGAAGTGGATCAGCTGTTTAagatttgttctgttttaggaACGCCAGAGAAG GGAGAATGGCCCGAAGGCTATAGACTCGCTGCTACGATACACTTTCGTTATCCGGAATGCATCAAGGTGCCGCTCAATACGATTGTGACACGCTGCAGTCAGGCGGGCTTGGATTTGTTGGAGGACATGCTGCACTATGATCCTGATAAGCGACCCACGGCACAGCAGAGCCTTAAATATGCCTACTTTCATGCGCTGAAACGTATCTCACCCACGGCGGCGGCGAAAGCCAACGTCAAACTTACGGCCAAATATGCGGCAGCGGCTCCTGCTGCCAATATAAATGCAACAACCAATGCGAATGCGAATACGAATGTCAATGGCAGAAATGCGGGGCAATTGCCGAATTTATCGAATAATGTGCTTCCGGTGCAGGAGAAACTACAAGCGGTTACCGAGCTGCTGCAGCAAGGTAATCGACAGCATAACAATACCAATACCATTAATGCCAATAACGCCGTAAATGCAAcgttgaacaacaacaacaatcgcggGTATAACAATATGTATGCTAGACGTGCGATAATTCCATTGGCACAAAACCCCAACCAAATGCAAGCGCCCAAAATCAGTTTCCTGTCAATAAATGGTGGTGATGCGACACGCTCCACAATGCCGGTACAAATGGCAGCTGTAAATGCGCAACAAAACTCGCACACAAACAACGGCATGCCGGCGAATGCTATAAACAATGCCGCAAATCGGCAATTCCGTGACCAACTTGAAGATAATCTCTCGATAAAGAGCGGCTCCATACGCTACAATACAATACTCGCGCCCTCCAGTCACATATATCTGAACGGTGTCGGTGAAGCTGCGCTCCACAAGCGTTCACAGGAGAACCTCGCATTCACCGAGTCCATAAACGATATCTACTTGAATCGCAACACCGGTCAGTTGCAGCCGCCACAACCGGCAAATGTTTCTTTCAATAACAGCGCTAACCCTGTAGGAAATATTAAAGCCGGTGTCATCTATTTGGCGAATGGCCATCGAAATTATGCACTCTTTGAGACCGCCACGAAGAATGCTAAGAATTCGGCGAAAATTAATAACTATTACCTGCAGACACGTCCAAGCTTGTTGAACCTCGATGCAGTTGGTAAGGATGCGAAGGTCTATAATATGTTCTCCAAGGTGGTGCCCAAACAAGCGCCACCAAGCAATATAATTATGCGTAATGCATTCGAACCGAACGGAGACAGCAAtgattatacaaaaaataatgagCAAACCGTGGAGAAACCACTTTTCGAGCGTCTCGGTGGCGACAAAAAGTCGACCTTGCCGAACGGTCGAAATACGGAGCGCAGTAAGGACGATGAACTCGATCTTATATTAGG ttcGAAAATCAAAACATCAGCCAAACGTCAACGTCAACGCAAtggaaaagcaaatattttgcttGAAGATCTCTTCGGGCACCTATCGCTCGATTCGGATAGCGAAACAACAAAGTATCCAAATACAGTTCCATTAacgacgcaacaacaacaaacattagCGGAACGTAACTCCAATTTGCCAAATGGTTATTCCAATGAGACTTCATTGACGGAGAAGAGTAAGATGTACATACCTAGTAGCATTGAAGTAAATAACGGTAGTTATGCTGACTCGCTGTCAACAAATGC
- the LOC126752551 gene encoding cyclin-dependent kinase-like 5 isoform X1: MNRYITLSQLGDGTYGTVVLAQRKDTGEKVAIKRMKRKYYSWEEAMNLREVKSLKKLSHPNIVKLKEVIRENDTLYFVFEYMKENLYQMIKDRDTHLPEPTLKSILFQVLTGLAFMHRHGFFHRDLKPENLLCSGPELIKIADFGLAREVRSRPPFTDYVSTRWYRAPEVLLHSTNYGSSIDLWAMGCIMAELYTFRPLFPGSSEVDQLFKICSVLGTPEKGEWPEGYRLAATIHFRYPECIKVPLNTIVTRCSQAGLDLLEDMLHYDPDKRPTAQQSLKYAYFHALKRISPTAAAKANVKLTAKYAAAAPAANINATTNANANTNVNGRNAGQLPNLSNNVLPVQEKLQAVTELLQQGNRQHNNTNTINANNAVNATLNNNNNRGYNNMYARRAIIPLAQNPNQMQAPKISFLSINGGDATRSTMPVQMAAVNAQQNSHTNNGMPANAINNAANRQFRDQLEDNLSIKSGSIRYNTILAPSSHIYLNGVGEAALHKRSQENLAFTESINDIYLNRNTGQLQPPQPANVSFNNSANPVGNIKAGVIYLANGHRNYALFETATKNAKNSAKINNYYLQTRPSLLNLDAVGKDAKVYNMFSKVVPKQAPPSNIIMRNAFEPNGDSNDYTKNNEQTVEKPLFERLGGDKKSTLPNGRNTERSKDDELDLILGSKIKTSAKRQRQRNGKANILLEDLFGHLSLDSDSETTKYPNTVPLTTQQQQTLAERNSNLPNGYSNETSLTEKSKMYIPSSIEVNNGSYADSLSTNASSISKDSLDPPTDDECQFWPIRVDPQSVEQTKAKMQPWDGTNKTEDEKLTAWMVAENGSLLEKKILNGLSDKNSSEWNTAYLNY; encoded by the exons ATGAATCGTTATATTACACTCTCACAATTGGGTGATGGCACATACGGCACAGTGGTGTTAGCTCAACGCAAGGACACTGGCGAAAAGGTGGCTATCAAACGTATGAAACGAAAATATTACTCCTGGGAGGAGGCGATGAATTTGCGAGAAGTCAAG TCACTTAAGAAACTCTCTCATCCTAATATTGTAAAACTGAAGGAAGTCATACGCGAGAATGACacgttatattttgtttttgaatatatgaAAGAGAATTTATACCAAATGATTAAGGACCGTGACACACATTTGCCAGAACCGACGCTCAAAAGTATACTGTTTCAG GTACTTACCGGCTTGGCGTTTATGCACCGCCATGGATTTTTCCATCGTGACTTGAAGCCGGAGAATTTACTTTGCTCAGGACCGGAGCTTATTAAAATTGCAGATTTCGGCTTAGCACGCGAGGTACGTTCGCGACCGCCATTCACGGACTATGTGTCGACAAGATG GTATCGAGCGCCAGAGGTACTGCTGCATTCCACAAACTATGGCAGTTCCATAGATTTATGGGCAATGGGTTGCATCATGGCGGAGCTCTACACATTTCGGCCACTCTTTCCGGGTAGCAGTGAAGTGGATCAGCTGTTTAagatttgttctgttttaggaACGCCAGAGAAG GGAGAATGGCCCGAAGGCTATAGACTCGCTGCTACGATACACTTTCGTTATCCGGAATGCATCAAGGTGCCGCTCAATACGATTGTGACACGCTGCAGTCAGGCGGGCTTGGATTTGTTGGAGGACATGCTGCACTATGATCCTGATAAGCGACCCACGGCACAGCAGAGCCTTAAATATGCCTACTTTCATGCGCTGAAACGTATCTCACCCACGGCGGCGGCGAAAGCCAACGTCAAACTTACGGCCAAATATGCGGCAGCGGCTCCTGCTGCCAATATAAATGCAACAACCAATGCGAATGCGAATACGAATGTCAATGGCAGAAATGCGGGGCAATTGCCGAATTTATCGAATAATGTGCTTCCGGTGCAGGAGAAACTACAAGCGGTTACCGAGCTGCTGCAGCAAGGTAATCGACAGCATAACAATACCAATACCATTAATGCCAATAACGCCGTAAATGCAAcgttgaacaacaacaacaatcgcggGTATAACAATATGTATGCTAGACGTGCGATAATTCCATTGGCACAAAACCCCAACCAAATGCAAGCGCCCAAAATCAGTTTCCTGTCAATAAATGGTGGTGATGCGACACGCTCCACAATGCCGGTACAAATGGCAGCTGTAAATGCGCAACAAAACTCGCACACAAACAACGGCATGCCGGCGAATGCTATAAACAATGCCGCAAATCGGCAATTCCGTGACCAACTTGAAGATAATCTCTCGATAAAGAGCGGCTCCATACGCTACAATACAATACTCGCGCCCTCCAGTCACATATATCTGAACGGTGTCGGTGAAGCTGCGCTCCACAAGCGTTCACAGGAGAACCTCGCATTCACCGAGTCCATAAACGATATCTACTTGAATCGCAACACCGGTCAGTTGCAGCCGCCACAACCGGCAAATGTTTCTTTCAATAACAGCGCTAACCCTGTAGGAAATATTAAAGCCGGTGTCATCTATTTGGCGAATGGCCATCGAAATTATGCACTCTTTGAGACCGCCACGAAGAATGCTAAGAATTCGGCGAAAATTAATAACTATTACCTGCAGACACGTCCAAGCTTGTTGAACCTCGATGCAGTTGGTAAGGATGCGAAGGTCTATAATATGTTCTCCAAGGTGGTGCCCAAACAAGCGCCACCAAGCAATATAATTATGCGTAATGCATTCGAACCGAACGGAGACAGCAAtgattatacaaaaaataatgagCAAACCGTGGAGAAACCACTTTTCGAGCGTCTCGGTGGCGACAAAAAGTCGACCTTGCCGAACGGTCGAAATACGGAGCGCAGTAAGGACGATGAACTCGATCTTATATTAGG ttcGAAAATCAAAACATCAGCCAAACGTCAACGTCAACGCAAtggaaaagcaaatattttgcttGAAGATCTCTTCGGGCACCTATCGCTCGATTCGGATAGCGAAACAACAAAGTATCCAAATACAGTTCCATTAacgacgcaacaacaacaaacattagCGGAACGTAACTCCAATTTGCCAAATGGTTATTCCAATGAGACTTCATTGACGGAGAAGAGTAAGATGTACATACCTAGTAGCATTGAAGTAAATAACGGTAGTTATGCTGACTCGCTGTCAACAAATGC